From Novosphingobium decolorationis, one genomic window encodes:
- a CDS encoding LysR family transcriptional regulator, with the protein MDTRKFDYFISVAETGSFSQAAVSLRLSQPLLSRQVRNLEEELGLPLFYRNGRGATLTEAGRCLLKNARNVREAIDATYSELSQLRNLLAGTAAIGMPTSVGRALSVPLAQHFNSELPHVKLHLVEGLSSDIAERVQQGRLDVAILYSPIRSQNMLCDPVVEEQLVLVSKRGSGPAGPVSFEDLTQLPLIMTGPHQQLRRDLEKAARAREAELQIAVEIDALGSILELVEEGLGHAILPPAALLRDEGMERFDVVRIDSDLVRRTLYVATGPQRSDAVPSHKLASLVKEKLLGLTGRNTWQIVESRSV; encoded by the coding sequence ATGGACACGCGCAAGTTCGATTACTTCATTTCCGTCGCGGAAACGGGCAGCTTTTCGCAAGCCGCTGTCAGTCTGCGCCTGTCACAACCCCTCCTCAGCCGCCAGGTGCGCAACCTTGAAGAGGAACTGGGCCTGCCGCTGTTCTACCGCAACGGGCGCGGCGCGACCCTGACCGAGGCGGGGCGCTGCCTGCTCAAGAACGCACGCAACGTGCGCGAGGCGATCGATGCGACCTACAGCGAGCTCAGCCAGCTGCGCAATCTTCTGGCCGGGACCGCCGCGATCGGCATGCCCACCAGCGTGGGCCGGGCGCTCAGCGTTCCGCTCGCCCAGCATTTCAATTCCGAGCTGCCCCACGTGAAGCTGCACCTCGTCGAGGGGCTGTCCAGCGACATTGCCGAGCGCGTCCAGCAGGGGCGGCTGGACGTCGCGATCCTCTATTCGCCGATCCGCAGCCAGAACATGCTGTGCGATCCGGTGGTGGAAGAGCAGCTGGTGCTGGTCAGCAAGCGGGGCAGCGGCCCGGCGGGGCCTGTCTCCTTCGAGGATCTGACCCAGCTTCCCCTCATCATGACAGGGCCCCATCAGCAGCTGCGCCGCGATCTGGAGAAGGCCGCTCGGGCGCGCGAAGCCGAGCTCCAGATCGCGGTCGAGATCGACGCGCTGGGATCGATTCTCGAACTGGTCGAGGAGGGGCTGGGCCATGCGATCCTGCCGCCGGCTGCACTTCTGCGTGACGAGGGTATGGAGCGCTTCGATGTCGTGCGCATCGACAGCGATCTTGTCCGCCGCACGCTTTACGTGGCGACGGGGCCGCAGCGTTCCGACGCGGTGCCCAGTCACAAGCTGGCGAGCCTGGTGAAGGAGAAGCTGCTGGGCCTCACCGGCCGCAACACCTGGCAGATCGTCGAGAGCCGCAGCGTGTAA
- a CDS encoding MFS transporter has protein sequence MKQAGGQLAGTQRSVVLGFAIGGAAMMAANQVIAVLVLRFLTDNLAISAGIAATLFALVKIYDGFVDPLAGYASDRARTRWGRRVPFLFAAGLLMPLSIVGIFAAPAWDSQPLLLLWIGVMLALHGTAFSLYTVPSTAMIVEVSDDYHARSSILAWKTYGSFAGQILGSSVPSWLLESWGAGRAGHAAMGWVLAGLIGALALGSIPLLLRARATNAEANHPGRFTDQLRIAWANQPFRIMVFVHIVFMVGVATASVSNAYFTRYVLARSDAWLGLFYVFLTAGNILALPAWLRISRRFDKKNAYIAALAVYGLAVLSWALAGPHESLIVLGLRTTVIGAAMSGVVLLAASMLTDAVRYDFICSGQRREGAFSGFMSFVDKISNAGGLMIMGATLSAMGYAASSTGAAQAQSTSAVFAIRICFAIIPALAPLLSIFLLRGYTLTEPDLVETVAEAPLAAQDVGLDSEGTATAAAG, from the coding sequence ATGAAACAGGCAGGAGGCCAGCTGGCCGGAACGCAGCGCTCGGTCGTATTGGGCTTTGCCATCGGCGGGGCCGCGATGATGGCGGCCAATCAGGTCATCGCGGTGCTGGTGCTGCGCTTCCTGACCGACAACCTGGCGATTTCGGCGGGGATCGCGGCCACGCTCTTCGCGCTGGTGAAGATCTACGACGGCTTCGTCGATCCGCTTGCCGGGTACGCCAGCGACCGCGCGCGCACCCGCTGGGGACGGCGCGTGCCCTTCCTGTTTGCTGCAGGGCTGCTGATGCCGCTCTCCATCGTCGGCATCTTCGCCGCCCCAGCCTGGGACAGCCAGCCCCTGTTGCTGCTCTGGATCGGCGTCATGCTGGCGCTCCACGGCACCGCCTTCTCGCTCTACACCGTGCCCAGCACGGCGATGATCGTGGAGGTGAGCGATGATTACCACGCCCGCTCCAGCATCCTTGCCTGGAAGACCTACGGCAGCTTTGCGGGCCAGATCCTGGGCTCCTCGGTGCCCTCCTGGCTGCTTGAAAGCTGGGGTGCGGGCCGCGCCGGGCACGCCGCGATGGGCTGGGTGCTGGCCGGTCTCATCGGCGCGCTCGCGCTCGGCTCGATCCCGCTCCTCCTGCGCGCACGGGCCACCAATGCCGAAGCCAACCATCCTGGCCGCTTCACCGACCAGCTGCGCATTGCCTGGGCCAATCAGCCCTTTCGCATCATGGTCTTCGTCCACATCGTCTTCATGGTGGGCGTGGCGACGGCCAGCGTCTCGAACGCCTATTTCACCCGGTATGTGCTGGCGCGGAGCGATGCCTGGTTGGGGCTTTTCTATGTCTTCCTGACGGCGGGCAACATCCTCGCCCTGCCCGCCTGGCTGCGCATCTCGCGCCGCTTCGACAAGAAGAACGCCTATATCGCCGCGCTCGCCGTCTACGGCCTCGCGGTGCTGAGCTGGGCGCTGGCCGGTCCCCATGAGAGCCTGATCGTGCTTGGCCTGCGCACCACCGTGATCGGCGCGGCGATGAGCGGGGTGGTCCTGCTCGCCGCCTCGATGCTGACCGACGCCGTGCGCTACGACTTCATCTGTTCGGGCCAGCGGCGCGAGGGGGCCTTCTCGGGCTTCATGAGCTTCGTCGACAAGATCTCGAACGCGGGCGGCCTGATGATCATGGGCGCGACCCTTTCGGCCATGGGCTACGCCGCCTCGAGCACGGGCGCCGCGCAGGCCCAGAGCACGAGCGCGGTCTTTGCGATCCGCATCTGCTTTGCCATCATTCCCGCCCTTGCCCCGCTCCTCAGCATCTTCCTGCTGCGCGGCTACACCCTGACCGAGCCCGACCTTGTCGAAACCGTCGCCGAAGCGCCGCTTGCCGCGCAGGACGTCGGCCTCGACAGCGAGGGGACGGCCACCGCGGCAGCCGGTTGA
- a CDS encoding (2Fe-2S)-binding protein gives MAITLTINGTPTTLEAEGDMPLLWALRDLAGLTGTKFGCGAGHCGACTVHLDGEAARACSVTLEEAAGRSIVTIEGVTGATASKVQDAWLRHQVAQCGYCQPGQIMTAIALLEAGYGDAETVEAVMSGNLCRCATYLRIRAAVLDAAI, from the coding sequence ATGGCCATCACACTCACCATCAACGGAACGCCCACCACACTCGAGGCCGAGGGCGACATGCCTCTGCTCTGGGCGCTGCGCGATCTGGCCGGACTTACCGGCACCAAGTTCGGCTGCGGCGCGGGGCACTGCGGCGCCTGCACGGTCCATCTGGACGGCGAAGCCGCGCGCGCGTGCAGCGTGACGCTGGAGGAAGCGGCGGGCCGCTCCATCGTCACCATCGAGGGCGTCACCGGCGCAACTGCAAGCAAGGTGCAGGACGCCTGGCTGCGCCACCAGGTCGCCCAGTGCGGGTACTGCCAGCCCGGCCAGATCATGACCGCCATCGCGCTGCTGGAGGCCGGCTACGGCGATGCCGAGACAGTCGAGGCGGTAATGAGCGGCAATCTGTGCCGCTGCGCCACATACCTGCGCATCCGTGCCGCCGTGCTGGACGCGGCCATATGA
- a CDS encoding TonB-dependent receptor domain-containing protein translates to MANSYTYYPDGSPTINLLNVTENIGAVDLWGIELEGDVSPTEGLSLSGSFGLAESEIKSFVCAECLNIAGTDDATGNRLSGVPRLTWTASASYEHPVAEDWWGYARIDYRHRGRQYVDYYNAAWSRNDDKVDLRIGARQDNGLSFEAFATNLFNEQTLTGFRGTDLVTLATNDIRIALPEKRRLGIRFSYEF, encoded by the coding sequence GTGGCGAACAGCTACACCTACTATCCGGACGGCTCGCCCACCATCAACCTGCTGAACGTCACCGAGAACATCGGCGCGGTGGACCTGTGGGGCATCGAGCTGGAAGGCGATGTCTCGCCCACAGAGGGCCTCAGCCTCAGCGGCTCGTTCGGCCTCGCCGAATCCGAGATCAAGAGCTTCGTGTGCGCCGAGTGCCTCAACATCGCCGGGACCGACGATGCCACCGGCAACCGCCTCTCGGGCGTGCCGCGCCTGACCTGGACGGCGTCCGCCAGCTACGAGCACCCGGTTGCCGAGGACTGGTGGGGCTATGCCCGCATCGACTACCGCCACCGCGGACGCCAGTACGTCGACTATTACAACGCGGCCTGGAGCCGCAACGACGACAAGGTCGACCTGCGCATCGGCGCACGCCAGGACAACGGCCTCTCCTTCGAGGCCTTCGCCACCAACCTGTTCAACGAACAGACCCTCACCGGCTTTCGCGGCACCGACCTCGTCACGCTGGCGACCAACGACATCCGCATCGCGCTTCCCGAAAAGCGCCGGCTGGGCATCCGCTTCAGCTACGAATTCTGA
- a CDS encoding FAD-dependent oxidoreductase: MPYEFDVLVVGAGTAGVPAALGAAARGLRVALVEAAEEIGGTLHLSSASISAAGTSLQKAAGVEDSPDAHFADCLRINHGTGDPELLRLWVDEAGDMLEWLLSIGWTCDPGEAVLAPEHDLYDRPRTYRSTNQGFSLIEAYQAQIDTAVAQGNLTVMTGTRFCELLLDHGQVCGIVAKSGEEVREIAAKAVVLTTGGFSGSARHWQELHGLVPLRYHVETVRGDAIDPVRTAGGRLWFTDYCLPAFGGTRRLDSPASAWIHSDILPSRRPPWEIYVNAHGERFMPEDEPSIDARERAVMAQPGWAFWMIWDERIREDAPPVFRWSDEQLDELLRGDNEDFVVAENIGELARLCGLPEKTLTQTVTLYNAGQAVGSDMWRRQHLPAPIARGPFYAVRHYGCSISCYPGVQVNKDLQVVSTTGDPIEGLYAAGEVIGIGFLGHGFLSGSIVSSAITFGRKLGREVLA, translated from the coding sequence ATGCCATACGAATTCGACGTCCTCGTGGTGGGAGCCGGAACCGCCGGCGTGCCCGCCGCCCTTGGTGCAGCCGCGCGGGGCCTGCGCGTCGCGCTGGTCGAAGCCGCCGAGGAGATCGGCGGCACACTTCACCTCTCCAGCGCCTCGATCAGCGCGGCGGGCACCTCGCTCCAGAAGGCCGCAGGCGTGGAAGACAGCCCCGATGCGCACTTCGCCGATTGCCTGCGCATCAACCACGGCACCGGCGACCCCGAACTTCTGCGCCTGTGGGTCGACGAGGCCGGCGACATGCTCGAATGGCTGCTCTCGATCGGCTGGACCTGCGATCCGGGCGAAGCCGTGCTCGCCCCTGAACACGACCTCTACGACCGCCCGCGCACCTACCGCAGCACGAACCAGGGCTTTTCCCTGATCGAAGCCTACCAGGCGCAGATCGACACGGCCGTGGCGCAGGGCAACCTCACCGTGATGACCGGCACGCGCTTTTGCGAGCTCCTGCTCGACCATGGGCAGGTCTGCGGGATCGTGGCCAAGAGCGGCGAGGAGGTGCGCGAAATCGCCGCAAAGGCCGTCGTCCTCACCACCGGCGGCTTCAGTGGCAGCGCACGGCATTGGCAGGAACTCCACGGCCTCGTCCCCTTGCGCTACCACGTCGAGACCGTGCGCGGCGATGCCATCGACCCGGTGCGCACGGCCGGGGGACGCCTGTGGTTCACCGACTACTGCCTGCCCGCCTTTGGCGGCACGCGGCGTCTCGACAGCCCGGCCTCGGCCTGGATCCACAGCGACATCCTGCCCTCGCGCCGCCCGCCCTGGGAGATCTACGTCAACGCGCACGGCGAGCGCTTCATGCCCGAGGACGAGCCCAGCATCGACGCGCGCGAACGCGCGGTCATGGCCCAGCCGGGCTGGGCCTTCTGGATGATCTGGGACGAGCGCATCCGCGAGGACGCCCCGCCCGTCTTCCGCTGGAGCGACGAACAGCTCGACGAGCTCCTGCGCGGCGACAACGAGGACTTTGTCGTCGCTGAGAACATCGGTGAACTCGCCCGGCTCTGCGGCCTCCCGGAAAAGACGCTGACGCAGACGGTCACGCTCTACAACGCAGGCCAGGCCGTCGGCAGCGACATGTGGCGCCGTCAGCACCTGCCCGCCCCCATCGCGCGCGGGCCCTTCTACGCAGTGCGCCACTACGGCTGTTCGATCAGCTGCTACCCCGGCGTCCAGGTCAACAAGGACCTGCAGGTCGTCTCGACCACCGGCGATCCCATCGAGGGGCTCTACGCCGCGGGCGAGGTGATCGGCATCGGGTTCCTCGGCCATGGTTTCCTCAGCGGCTCGATCGTTTCCTCCGCGATCACGTTCGGGCGAAAGCTCGGCCGTGAGGTCCTGGCATGA
- a CDS encoding alpha/beta fold hydrolase produces the protein MTRWAARGYADGPYGQIHYRHEGQGLPIVLLHQAPMTSAQYDRVLEPLARRGFHAVAIDMPGFGMSDPVEGTPRVEDWAACVPPVLDALGHGSATILGHHTGALVATEVALQFPDRVRALVLNGPMPLTEEERAEFLANGYPRERTITAQADGGQFAAVHAARTRLAAGTVEPERVSEYVVMAFQGQGAYWHGHHAAFQYRQEETLAAIACPALILTNTGDIIHDHALKARELRPDFAWVALDGGGVDIVDQQPEAWAQTVADFVQSL, from the coding sequence ATGACGCGCTGGGCAGCGCGCGGCTATGCAGACGGGCCCTACGGCCAGATCCACTACCGCCACGAAGGTCAGGGCCTGCCCATCGTGCTCCTCCACCAGGCGCCGATGACCTCGGCCCAGTACGACCGGGTGCTGGAGCCACTGGCGCGACGCGGCTTTCACGCCGTAGCCATCGACATGCCCGGCTTTGGCATGTCCGATCCCGTCGAGGGCACTCCGCGCGTGGAAGACTGGGCGGCCTGCGTGCCCCCTGTCCTTGATGCGCTCGGCCACGGCTCCGCCACGATCCTGGGGCACCACACCGGCGCTCTTGTCGCCACCGAAGTCGCACTTCAGTTCCCGGACCGGGTGCGCGCGCTTGTCCTCAACGGACCCATGCCGCTGACCGAAGAGGAGCGCGCCGAGTTCCTCGCCAACGGCTATCCGCGCGAGCGCACGATCACCGCCCAGGCCGACGGCGGCCAGTTCGCCGCCGTACACGCCGCGCGCACGCGTCTGGCTGCTGGCACGGTGGAACCCGAGCGGGTGAGCGAATACGTGGTCATGGCCTTTCAGGGTCAGGGCGCCTACTGGCATGGCCACCACGCCGCCTTCCAGTACCGTCAGGAAGAGACGTTGGCGGCCATCGCCTGCCCGGCGCTGATCCTCACCAACACCGGCGACATCATCCACGACCATGCCTTGAAGGCCCGTGAACTGCGTCCCGATTTCGCCTGGGTGGCGCTCGACGGCGGCGGGGTCGATATCGTCGACCAGCAGCCCGAAGCCTGGGCCCAGACCGTCGCCGACTTCGTGCAGAGCCTCTAG
- a CDS encoding xanthine dehydrogenase family protein molybdopterin-binding subunit — translation MTGVATSRRAFVVMAGSGLLLGLVPKSLRAREIHRQGHPFGDSLFRADQVPGDELVRRFLEIAPDGAVTVFSKHLDMGQGTWSGLASLVAEELDADWTKVRVLGAPVSDTAYANHMFQRQATGGSTSLANSWDELRRAGAVARAMVLAAAARSWDVPVEAISLRDGVLTHGARRASLGDFARDAADEDVPENVALKPRSAWRLLGQDTPRTDMPGKVTGQTKYGIDGAWEDMRHAVVARSPRFGARLLHADTRAARAMSGVEAVVEIPSGIAVIARTTWHALRARDALTLTWSDDGGETRSDAQIARDHRAAMDRQAPSWDDVRGDPAAMLARAATRVEAEFTFPYLAHAAMEPLALLGRFDGTRCKLRGGFQTQTDNRAQVAAILGIEAEAVELETVPAGGSFGRRAGFTGDWVVEFAQLLKAARASYPIKLTWTREDDMRGGHYRPLMVYAMEGGLDAQGRLLALDMRLAGQSVTGNSPYPKAPYRDITVLEGNFHDLYDHPHSRLRFFHAGAKVPVVTYRSISNNHTGVAKEIFVDRLARAAGADPVAFRLALLGAEPRQAQVLRVAAKAAGWDTPPPHGITRGVAVHRSEGSCVAQVAELSGSPEDFRIERIVSAVDCGLAVNLDTVRAQVEGGTGFGLSSALYGEINLDHGAARQGNFDGYRLLRMNEMPRRIEVHMVESADRPSGIGEPGSVPGAPAVINALERMGTAPVTHFPVFASA, via the coding sequence ATGACCGGCGTGGCCACCTCCCGGCGCGCTTTCGTGGTCATGGCGGGCAGTGGCCTGCTTCTGGGACTGGTCCCAAAATCGCTACGCGCCCGCGAAATCCACCGCCAGGGCCATCCCTTCGGCGACAGCCTGTTCCGCGCCGACCAGGTGCCGGGCGACGAACTGGTGCGCCGCTTCCTCGAAATCGCGCCAGATGGCGCGGTCACGGTCTTTTCCAAGCATCTCGACATGGGCCAGGGCACCTGGAGCGGGCTCGCCTCGCTGGTGGCCGAAGAACTCGACGCCGACTGGACGAAAGTCCGTGTCCTCGGCGCGCCAGTGAGTGACACGGCCTACGCCAACCACATGTTCCAGCGTCAGGCGACCGGGGGCTCGACCTCGCTCGCCAACAGCTGGGATGAGCTGCGGCGCGCAGGTGCGGTTGCCCGCGCCATGGTCCTTGCCGCCGCCGCGCGCAGCTGGGACGTCCCTGTCGAGGCCATTTCCCTGCGCGATGGCGTACTGACCCACGGCGCGCGCCGCGCCTCGCTGGGGGACTTCGCAAGGGACGCGGCGGACGAAGACGTCCCCGAAAACGTGGCGCTCAAGCCGCGTTCGGCCTGGCGCCTGCTCGGCCAGGACACGCCCCGCACCGACATGCCGGGCAAGGTCACGGGCCAGACGAAATACGGGATCGACGGGGCCTGGGAGGACATGCGCCACGCGGTCGTCGCGCGCAGCCCCCGCTTCGGGGCTCGCCTGCTCCATGCCGACACCCGCGCCGCCCGCGCCATGTCCGGCGTCGAAGCGGTAGTCGAAATCCCGTCGGGCATCGCGGTCATCGCGCGCACGACCTGGCATGCCCTGCGTGCGCGCGACGCGCTCACCCTGACCTGGTCCGACGACGGGGGCGAGACGCGCAGCGATGCTCAGATCGCGCGCGACCATCGCGCCGCCATGGACCGGCAGGCGCCCAGCTGGGACGACGTGCGCGGCGATCCCGCCGCCATGCTGGCGCGCGCAGCCACGCGCGTGGAGGCCGAGTTCACCTTCCCCTACCTCGCCCATGCCGCGATGGAACCGCTGGCGCTGCTGGGCCGCTTCGACGGAACCCGCTGCAAACTGCGCGGCGGCTTCCAAACCCAGACCGACAACCGCGCGCAGGTCGCCGCGATCCTGGGGATCGAGGCCGAGGCGGTCGAACTGGAGACCGTCCCCGCCGGCGGCAGCTTCGGGCGCCGCGCCGGGTTCACGGGCGACTGGGTAGTCGAATTCGCCCAGCTCCTGAAGGCCGCGCGTGCATCCTACCCGATCAAGCTCACCTGGACGCGCGAGGACGACATGCGCGGGGGACATTACCGCCCGCTGATGGTCTACGCGATGGAAGGGGGCCTTGATGCGCAAGGACGCCTGCTCGCGCTCGACATGCGCCTTGCGGGCCAGTCGGTCACCGGCAACAGCCCCTACCCCAAAGCCCCCTACCGCGACATCACCGTGCTGGAAGGCAACTTTCACGACCTCTACGACCATCCCCACTCGCGCCTGCGCTTCTTCCATGCAGGCGCGAAGGTTCCTGTCGTCACCTACCGCTCGATCTCGAACAACCACACCGGCGTTGCCAAGGAGATCTTCGTCGACCGGCTGGCGCGCGCCGCCGGGGCCGACCCCGTGGCCTTCCGCCTCGCCCTGCTGGGTGCTGAACCGCGCCAGGCGCAGGTGCTGCGCGTGGCGGCCAAGGCCGCAGGCTGGGATACCCCGCCGCCGCATGGGATCACCCGCGGCGTGGCGGTCCACCGCTCGGAAGGCAGCTGCGTCGCGCAGGTCGCGGAGCTCAGCGGCAGCCCGGAGGACTTTCGCATCGAGCGGATCGTCAGCGCGGTCGACTGCGGCCTTGCCGTCAATCTCGACACCGTGCGCGCGCAAGTCGAAGGCGGCACCGGATTTGGCCTTTCGAGCGCGCTCTACGGCGAGATCAACCTTGATCACGGCGCCGCGCGGCAGGGCAATTTCGATGGCTACCGCCTCTTGCGCATGAACGAGATGCCCCGCCGCATCGAAGTCCACATGGTCGAGAGCGCCGATCGGCCGTCCGGTATCGGCGAGCCCGGCTCGGTGCCCGGGGCGCCCGCCGTCATCAATGCCCTGGAACGCATGGGCACGGCGCCAGTCACCCACTTCCCGGTCTTTGCCTCTGCCTGA
- a CDS encoding FAD-dependent monooxygenase, whose product MAANGSGSAGAQDADILIIGGGIAGLTAALGLIRQGRKVRLFEQAEAFGDVGAGITLSQPASRGLFSLGLREAIEAAADIPVRAGGADWRTGERLGGPDQMAIARERGDIPYFYQLHRADMHAILADAVAAADPEAITLGAQMTRLEQDANGVTAHFADGSCVRAPILAGADGINSRVRAELFGEENPRFTGQVAYRFLIPFEDVHHHMHLGPSVNYLGPNRQVLVYRIRHGSVVNGVAFVKTDSWTGEGWSTPADVEELLEKFEGWNADVRGLIASAPREGTRKWALFDRDPLPQWTVGRVTLMGDAAHPMLPFLGLGAAMGIEDAVVFARSLGETADPVAALQRYEATRRERANWVLLASRKQGEINQSGDTSRRAAPDPRHETLMTYDPATTEIAAFA is encoded by the coding sequence ATGGCAGCGAACGGGTCCGGGAGTGCAGGCGCGCAGGATGCCGACATCCTCATCATCGGGGGCGGCATTGCGGGGCTGACGGCGGCGCTCGGCCTTATCCGGCAGGGCCGCAAGGTGCGCCTCTTCGAGCAGGCCGAGGCGTTCGGCGATGTCGGCGCGGGGATCACGCTCAGCCAGCCCGCCAGCCGGGGCCTGTTCTCGCTCGGCCTGCGCGAGGCCATCGAGGCGGCCGCCGACATTCCAGTGCGCGCAGGCGGTGCGGATTGGCGCACCGGCGAACGGCTGGGCGGCCCTGACCAGATGGCAATTGCGCGTGAGCGCGGCGACATCCCCTATTTCTACCAGCTCCACCGCGCCGACATGCACGCGATCCTGGCGGACGCGGTTGCGGCGGCCGATCCCGAGGCGATCACGCTCGGCGCGCAGATGACCCGTCTGGAGCAGGACGCGAACGGAGTTACCGCGCACTTTGCCGATGGTTCGTGCGTGCGCGCTCCGATCCTGGCGGGGGCGGACGGCATCAATTCGCGGGTGCGCGCCGAGCTTTTCGGTGAGGAGAACCCGCGCTTTACCGGGCAGGTGGCCTACCGTTTCCTCATTCCGTTCGAGGACGTCCACCACCACATGCACCTGGGCCCTTCGGTCAATTACCTCGGGCCCAACCGGCAGGTGCTGGTCTACCGCATCCGGCACGGTTCGGTGGTCAACGGGGTGGCCTTTGTAAAGACCGACAGCTGGACCGGCGAGGGCTGGTCGACCCCGGCCGATGTCGAGGAACTGCTGGAGAAGTTCGAGGGCTGGAACGCGGACGTGCGCGGCCTCATCGCCAGCGCCCCGCGCGAGGGCACGCGCAAGTGGGCCCTGTTCGACCGCGATCCGCTGCCGCAATGGACGGTGGGCCGGGTGACCCTGATGGGCGATGCGGCGCACCCGATGCTGCCCTTCCTGGGGTTGGGCGCGGCGATGGGGATCGAGGATGCCGTGGTTTTCGCGCGCAGCCTGGGCGAAACGGCGGATCCGGTCGCCGCGCTCCAGCGCTACGAGGCGACGCGGCGTGAACGCGCGAACTGGGTGCTGCTCGCCTCGCGCAAGCAGGGCGAGATCAACCAGTCGGGCGACACCTCGCGGCGGGCCGCGCCCGACCCCCGCCACGAAACACTGATGACCTACGATCCGGCCACGACCGAGATTGCCGCCTTCGCCTGA